The Streptomyces sp. V3I7 genome segment GCCGCGATGGGCGGCTTCCTCTTCGGCTACGACAGTGCCGTGATCAACGGAGCCGTCGAGGCCATCCGAAGCCGTTACGACATCGGCTCCGCGACCCTGGCCCAGGTCATCGCCATCGCACTGATCGGCTGCGCCATCGGCGCCGCGACGGCGGGTCGCATAGCCGACCGCATCGGCCGCATCCGCTGCATGCAGATCTCCGCCGTCCTCTTCACGGTCAGCGCCGTCGGTTCCGCGCTGCCCTTCGCGCTGTGGGATCTCGCCTTCTGGCGCATCATCGGCGGTTTCGCCATCGGTATGGCCTCCGTCATCGGCCCCGCCTACATCGCCGAGGTCTCCCCGGCCGCGTACCGCGGACGCCTCGGCTCCTTCCAGCAGGCCGCGATCGTCATCGGCATCGCCGTCTCGCAGCTGGTCAACTGGGGCATCCTGAACGCCGCCGACGGTGACCAGCGCGGTCAGCTCCTGGGTGTCGAGGCCTGGCAGGTCATGCTCGGCGTCATGGTCATCCCGGCCGTCCTCTACGGCCTGCTCTCCTTCGCGATCCCGGAGTCGCCACGCTTCCTGCTCTCCATCGGCAAGCGCGAGCGCGCCCGAGAGGTGCTCAGGGAGGTCGAGGGCGACAAGGTCGATCTGAACGCCCGCGTCGTCGAGATCGAGCACGCCATGAAGAGCGAGCACAAGTCCACCTTCAAGGACCTGCTCGGCGGCGGCTTCTTCTTCAAGCCGATCGTCTGGATCGGTATCGGCCTCTCGGTCTTCCAGCAGTTCGTCGGCATCAACGTCGCGTTCTACTACTCCTCGACGCTGTGGCAGTCGGTCGGCGTCGACCCGACGGAGTCGTTCCTGTACTCCTTCACGACGTCGATCATCAACATCGTCGGCACCGTGATCGCGATGATCTTCGTGGACCGCATCGGCCGCAAGCCGCTGGCGCTCATCGGCTCCGTCGGCATGGCGCTCGGCCTCGCCCTGGAGGCCTGGGCGTTCTCGTACCACCTGGTCGACGGCAAGCTCCCCGCCACGCCGGGCTGGGTCGCGCTGGTCGCCGCTCACGTGTTCGTCCTCTTCTTCGCCCTGTCCTGGGGTGTGGTCGTCTGGGTCTTCCTCGGTGAGATGTTCCCGAACAAGATCCGCGCCGCCGCCCTGGGTGTGGCCGCCTCCGCGCAGTGGATCGCCAACTGGGCCATCACCGCGAGCTTCCCGTCACTGGCCGACTGGAACCTCTCCGGCACCTACGTGATCTACGCGATCTTCGCCACGCTCTCCATCCCGTTCGTCCTGAAGTTCGTGAAGGAGACGAAGGGCAAGGCGCTGGAGGAGATGGGCTAGCCCCACTCTCTCCGCAGACTCGAGGAGCCGGGCCAAGTCCCCGCTGCCCGCTCCTCGACCCCCGTAAGCCGTACTGCCCCGGTTCACCGAGTGTGAGCCGGGGCAGTACGGCTTTTTCGTGCAGTTCCGGTGGGCGCGCGGCATCACGGGGTCTGTACCTCGGTCGCGGCGATCGCCTCACCGGACCTGGCCGGTGTCATCGGCTGCCGGATGACGGTGCCCTCGAACGCCATGCCGTACGTGACCGACGCCGGTCCGGTCGCTGGCCAGGGCGAGATCCTGGTCGCGGGCATGGTCGACGTGCCGCCCTTCGACCACGAGGCGCTCATGACGGCGCTGCGGTCCCGGAGTTCGTGCGGGGGGCCGCTGGTGAAGGCCGGGATCGTCCGGTACGAGGTCGATCTGGCCGCCCGCACCCGCCTGCACCCACCCACCACGGCAGGTCCCCCGTACATGAGCCGTCCCCCGCACCCGGAGCGGACAAGCTCCAGTGCGGGGGACGGCTTCGGCGTGGTGGGGGTGCGGGTCGCCGGGGTCAGGCGGCTACCGCCACCGGCTCCTGGGCCGGCTCCGGCTCCGAGGTCTGCACGGCCGGCTTGGGCAGTACGACGTAGAGCAGGCCCGAGACGACGATGGCCACCACCCAGCCGAGGCCGTACTGGCCGACCGGGTTGTTCGAGGCGAGCGGGCCGGTGAACCAGTCGGACTTGGTGAACACGAGCCCCGTGCCGAGGCCGAGCGCCCAGGCCGCGATCGCGGCGGGGGAGAAGCCGCCCCGGTACCAGTAGGCGCTGGTGCGCGTGGTGTCGAGCAGGGCCTTCGCGTCGTACTCCCTACGGCGCAGCATGTCCGCGCCGAACACGCCCACCCAGGCCGAGAAGGCCACCGCGAGCATCGACAGGAAGGCGATGAAGGCGCCCATGAAGCTCGTGGCCACCAGCATCAGGAAGCCGCCGAGGAGCAGCGAGATCACCGCGTTGACGGAGACCGCCCAGTGGCGCGGGATCCGGATGCCGAGGGTCTGCGCGGTGAAGCCCGCCGAGTACATGGACATCGAGTTGATCAGCAGCATGCCGACCACGGCGATGAGGAGGTAGGGCACCGCGAGCCAGAGGGGAAGGATCTTGCCGAGGAAGGAGACCGGGTCGGTCGCCGTGGCGAGGTCCGGCGTCGAGGACGCCATCACGGCGCCCATGAGCACCATGGGGAGGACGACGATCCCGGCGCCGCCGACCGTGTTGCGCACGATCGCCGCCGACGAGGCCGTGCGCGGCAGGTAGCGGGTGAAGTCCGGCGCCGCGGGCACCCAGCTGATGCCGCCCGCGGCGATCAGGCCGATGCCGGCGATCAGCGAGGCCGTGGAGCCGGCGCTCTGCCCGAAGACCTTGCCCCAGTCCGTGTGCACGGCGAGATAGCCGAGGACCAGGACCGAGAAGCCGCCGAACAGCCAGGTCGCCCACCGGTTGCAGCGCTGGAGCGCACCGATGCCCAGGCCGGAGATCGCGAACGTCGCGATCACGAAGAACAGCAGCGTGGCGACGATCAGGGCGGTGTTGGTCCTGATGCCGCAGACGATGTCCAGCACGGTCAGCAGCGCGTACGCGCCGGTCACCGCGTTGATCGTCTCCCAGCCCCAGCGGGCGATCCAGATCAGGGAGCCGGGGAGCAGATTGCCGCGCTGGCCGAACACCGCGCGGGACAGTGCCATGCCGGGCGCTCCGCCGCGCTTGCCGGCGATGCCGATCAGACCGACCAGGCCGTACGACACGACGGGCGCCGCGACGCCGACCACGAGGGCCTGCCAGAAGTTGAGGCCGAACGTCACGGCCAGGCTCGCGCCCATGGTCAGCAGCAGCACGCTGATGTTGGCGGCGATCCAGGTGGGAACAAGACCGCGGGTCTTCGCGGTGCGTTCGGTGTGGGGGACCGGTTCCAGGCCGCGGGTCTCCAGGCCGGAGGGTTCCGAGGGGACGGGGGGATTCTCGAGGGCGCCATCGTGTGGGGCGGTGGTGCTCATAGTGAAACATCGTACGTTAGTCCGACTAATGTCCCAAAAATCCAGAGTTGTTTTGGAGGAAGCTACGAAGAACTGGGTTGTCGGACCGGACGCGGAGCCACGAAAACAGCGCTCCGGTGGCATGCGGAAATTCCCCTTCCACAGAGCAGCGGTCCGCGAGGGGCGGCGATGGATACTGGACGGGTTATGGAAACCGTCATCCTTGCTGTAGTCATCGCCGTGGTCGTGCTCGCCGCGATCGGCGGGCTCGTCGTCGGCGGCATGCGCAGGAAGTCGCTGCCCCCGCCGCCCCCGTCGGCACCCGACCTCACCGCGCCCCCGGCCGAGCCGCATGTCGGCGACGAGGCCGAGACCCCACGCGACGAACCGACCCGGACGATAGAGGAGGTCGACCTCCCCGGCGGCTCGGCGCCGACCGCGGTCGAGGAACCTCCCGTCGTCGAAGAGCTCCCGGTCCCCGAACTCGAGGTCCCCGAGCCCACCGCCGGACGCCTGGTCCGCCTCCGCTCCCGCCTCGCGCGCTCGCAGAACGCCCTCGGCAAGGGCCTGCTCTCGCTGCTGTCCCGCGAGCACCTCGACGACGAGACCTGGGAGGAGGTCGAGGACACCCTGCTCGCCGCCGACGTCGGCGTGCAGCCCACCCAGCAACTGGTCGAGCGCCTGCGTGAGCGCGTCAAGGTGCTCGGCACCCGCACCCCCGACCAGCTGCGCGCGCTGCTGCGCGAGGAGCTCCTCAAGGTGATCGGCCCTGACATCGACCGCACGGTCAGGACCGAGCCGGAGGCCAGCAAGCCGGGCGTCGTGATGATCGTCGGCGTCAACGGAACCGGCAAGACCACCACCACCGGCAAGCTCGCCCGCGTCCTCGTGGCCGACGGCAACAGCGTGGTCCTGGGCGCCGCCGACACCTTCCGTGCCGCCGCCGCCGACCAGCTCCAGACCTGGGGCGAGCGGGTCGGCGCCCACACCGTGCGCGGCCCGGAGGCCGGCGACCCCGCCTCCGTCGCCTTCGACGCGGTGAAGGAGGGCAAGGAGCTCGGCGCCGACGTCGTGCTCATCGACACGGCCGGCCGTCTGCACACCAAGACCGGCCTCATGGACGAGCTCGGCAAGGTCAAGCGCGTGGTGGAGAAGCAGGCGCCGATCGACGAGGTGCTGCTCGTCCTCGACGCCACCACCGGCCAGAACGGCCTGATCCAGGCGCGCGTCTTCAGCGAGGTCGTCGACATCACCGGCATCGTGCTCACCAAGCTCGACGGCACGGCCAAGGGCGGCATCGTGATCGCCGTCCAGAACGAACTCGGTGTGCCCGTCAAGCTGATCGGCCTCGGCGAGGGTGCCGACGACCTGGCGCCCTTCGACCCGGAGGCGTTCATTGACGCCCTTATCGGAGACTGACGCGGCCACGAACCCCGCAGCAGCCGAAGAAGCGCCCGCCCCCGTCTGACCGACTGGGCGGGCGCTTCGTTCGTGTACGTCTCCCGAGTGTGTAGGTCTCTCGGGACTGAGCCCCTGTGCTTGCTCAGGCTCGCGACCGGTGCGCCACGTAGGCGAGCGTTCCCAGGAGCAGGCGGGCCGCCGGCGGGCGGGTCGCCGAGTCCAGGGCGGGGGGCCCAGGCCGCCGCCCGGCCGCCCCGTCTGACCGACGGGGGCGGGGGTTTCATTCGTGTACGTCTCCCGAGTGTGTAGGTCTCTCGGGACTGAGCCCCTGTGCTTGCTCAGGCTCGCGACCGGTGCGCCACGTAGGCGAGCGTTCCCAGGAGCAGGCGGGCCGCCGGCGGACGGGTCGCCGAGTCCAGGGCGGGGGGTCGGAGCCAGCGCACCGGGCCGAGGCCGCCGCGGTCCGAGGGCGGCGCCGTGATGTACGTACCGGGGCCGAGTCCGCTCAGGTCCAGGGTGTACGGATCGTCCCAGCCCATGCGGTAGAGCAGCGCGGGCAGCTCAGCGGCGGCGCCCGGGGCGACGAAGAACTGGGCGCGGCCGTCCGGGGTGGCGGTGACCGGGCCGAGGGGGAGGCCCATGCGCTCCAGGCGGACCAGCGCGCGGCGCCCCGCGGCCTCGGCCACCTCGATCACGTCGAAGGCGCGGCCGACCGGCAGCATCACCGCGGCGCCGGGGAACTCGCCCCACGCCTTCGTGACCTCGTCGAGCGTCGCGCCCGCGGACACCGGTGACGCGAACTCCAGCGGATGTGCGCCCGGCGCGCGGCAGTCGGCCCGGCCGCACGAACACGCGCCCGCCGCCGCCCGCGCGCCCGGTACCACGTCCCAGTCCCACAGCCCCGTGAACTCGGCGACGGCGGTGCAGTCCGACGAACGGCCGCGTCGCCGCGCGCCGGAGCGGATCTCGCGAAGGCCGCCGATCGTGAAGTCCATGCCCCCTCCAACGGGTCCAGCGCGCCGGTGGTTACGACGCGGAGCGGGACGGAAGCGGAACGTGACGTCACGGGTCCGGCTACCCCTCGCCTCCCTGGGAAACGCCTGGCGCCCCGAAGCGTTCTGGGTGGTGAGCCCGACTGCGCGCGCCCCTGAGTGCACCGCTCCGCCTACTTCTCGCCGTCCTATGTCAAGTGAATCGCGCCGCGGCGTCCGTGAGTTCATTCGATGGGGTGGCGAATGGTGGCGTTTCCGGGATCACCATGGCTGGACGGGTGATCGTAGGATTACTTTGAGTGCACAAGACGGTGAGGCACATGCATCCCCGGGTATGCCGGAGGCATCCCGGGATCCCGTTCGAAGAGTGAGAAGTGGCGGACGGGGGGCCGTGGTTCCCGGCATTCTGATAGGGCTTGGCGCACTCGACGACACGTGGTCTCAGGGATGGGGGCGTTCCAGTGGGCGGCAACGGCGGTGGCGGTACGAACGCTGACAAGCGCCCCAATGAGCTGCTCGGCTCGTGGTTCGTGCGCAGCGGCTGGTCGAAGGGCGAGCTGGCTCGTCAAGTGAACCGGCGGGCCCGCCAGTTGGGGGCCAACCACATCTCCACCGACACCTCCCGGGTGCGCCGCTGGCTGGACGGCGAGAACCCGCGCGAGCCCATCCCGCGGATCCTCTCCGACCTGTTCTCCGAGCGGTTCGGCTGCGTCGTCTCCGTCGAGGACCTCGGTCTGCGCGCCACCCGGCAGACACTCTCCGTGTCCGGCGTCGACCTCCCCTGGACCGGCCCCCAGACGGTGGCCCTGCTCAGCGAGTACTCGCGCAGCGACCTGATGCTGGCCCGCCGCGGCTTCCTGGGCACCTCACTGGGCCTGTCCGCCGGGCCCTCGCTCATCGAGCCCATGCAGCGCTGGCTCGTCCCCCCGCAGTCCGGCCCCTGCGCACCGCAGGAGCCGCGGCCGGACTCCGACGCCGCCGAGCGCCGCCGCCCCGGCCGCCTGTCCAAGCCCGAATTGGAGCTGCTGGAGACCACCACGGTGATGTTCCGCCGCTGGGACGCCCAGTGCGGCGGCGGCCTGCGCCGCAAGGCGGTCGTCGGGCAACTGCACGAGGTCACCGACCTCCTCCAGGAACCCCAGTCCGAGCCCACCACCCGCAAGCTCTTCAAGGTCGCCGCCGAACTCGCCGAACTGGCCGGCTGGATGAGCTACGACATCGGGCTCCAGCCCACCGCGCAGAAGTACTTCGTCCTCGCCCTGCACGCCGCCAAGGAGGCCGGCGACAAGCCGCTCGGCTCGTACATCCTCTCCAGCATGAGCCGCCAGATGATCCACCTCGGCCGGCCCGACGACGCCCTGGAGCTGATCCACCTCGCCCAGTACGGCAGCCGCGACTGCGCGAGCCCCCGCACCCAGTCCATGCTGTATGCGATGGAGGCCCGCGCCTACGCCAACATGGGCCAGCCCGGCAAGTGCAAACGCGCCGTGCGGATGGCCGAGGAGAGCTTCCGCGAGGCCGACGAGTGGGACGAGCCGGACCCCGACTGGATCCGCTTCTTCTCCGAGGCCGAGCTGTGCGGCGAGAACTCCCACTCCTATCGCGACCTCGCCTACGTGGCCGGCCGCAGCCCCGCCTACGCCTCCCTCGCCGAACCCCTGATGCGCCGGGCCGTCAAACTCTTCGCCGACGACTCCGAGCACCAGCGGTCGTACGCCCTGAACCTGATCGGCATGGCCACCGTGCACCTGCTGCGCCGCGAGCCCGAGGAGAGCACGCGGTATGCCTCCCAGGCCATGGACATCGCCAAGAAGGTCCGTTCCGAACGCGTGAGCACCCGTATCCGCAAGACCGTCGACACCGCAGCCCGCGACTTCGGCGACCTCGCCGAGATCGTCGGTCTCACCGACCAACTCGCCGTGGACCTGCCCGAGACCGCCGCCCAGGCGGTCTGACCAGCCCCGGTCGCGGCCGGCCCTCCCGAACTGCCCGACTCGGCTCCCCCATGCCAGGTCATCGGAAGGCCGTCCGCGGCCGGTCCCCTTTTTGCGCCTAAACCGGTGCCGCTCTCGCGGACGTGGTTGCCCGCCGTCGTGGTTCCTCAATGGATAGTTGCGGTGCATTTCGCGATGGCGTCGCGAAACGGACACGTAACACCTCGGGAGTCTTCGTCACCCCGGTGAAACACCGAGGGGTCCGAAGCTGAAACCGCGCTGCGCCACGCTCAAGGCGCACCACCGGCCCAGCCCTCACCGAACCGGACCCGCACGCGAGGAGACGCCGATGGCCCCACCCGCCATCACGCTTGCCGCGCAGACACCCCAGCTGTCTGCCGCGAACACAGGCTTCATGCTCATCTGTTCCGCCCTGGTGATGCTCATGACCCCGGGACTGGCCTTCTTCTACGGAGGCATGGTCCGCGTCAAGAGCACCCTGAACATGCTGATGATGAGCTTCATCAGCCTCGGCATCATCACCCTGCTCTGGGTGCTGTACGGCTTCTCCCTCGCCTTCGGCACCGACAAGGGCTCGCTGATCGGCTGGACCTCCGACTACGTCGGATTCGGCGGCATCGGCAAGGCGGAGCTCTGGGACGGCTACACCATCCCGGTGCTCGTCTTCGCCGTCTTCCAGCTGATGTTCGCGATCATCACGCCCGCCCTGATCAGCGGCGCCCTCGCCGACCGCGTCAAGTTCACGGCGTGGGCGCTGTTCATCGCCCTGTGGGCCACCGTCGTCTACTTCCCGGTCGCGCACTGGGTCTGGGGCACCGGCGGCTGGGCCTTCGACCTCGGAGTGATCGACTTCGCGGGCGGTACGGCCGTCCACATCAACGCGGGCGCCGCCGCACTCGGCGTGATCCTCGTGATCGGCAAGCGCGTCGGCTTCAAGAAGGACCCGATGCGCCCGCACAGCCTCCCGCTGGTCATGCTCGGCGCTGGACTGCTGTGGTTCGGCTGGTTCGGCTTCAACGCCGGCTCCTGGCTCGGCAACGACGACGGCGTCGGCGCGCTGATGTTCGTCAACACCCAGATCGCCGCCGCCGCCGCCATGCTCGCCTGGCTCGCCTACGAGAAGATCCGCCACGGCGCCTTCACCACCCTGGGCGCAGCCTCCGGCGCCGTCGCCGGCCTGGTCGCCATCACCCCCGCCGGTGGCGCGGTCACCCCGCTCGGCGCGATCGCCGTCGGCGCCATCGCCGGCGTCCTGTGCGCCATGGCCGTCGGTCTGAAGTACAAGCTCGGCTACGACGATTCCCTCGACGTCATCGGCGTCCACCTGGTCGGCGGCATCGCCGGCTCCCTGCTGATCGGCTTCTTCGCCAGCGGCCGCGGCCAGTCCGACGCCAAGGGCCTCTTCTACGGCGGCGGCCTCGACCAGCTGTGGAAGCAGTGCGCCGGTGTCTTCGCCGTCCTCGCCTACTCCCTGATCGTCTCTGCGCTCCTCGCCTTCGTCCTCGACAGGACCATGGGGATGCGGGTCACCGAGGACGAGGAGGTCTCCGGCATCGACCAGGCGGAACACGCCGAGACCGCGTACGACTTCAGCGGCGCCGGCGGCGGAGTCGTCGCGTCCGCCCCCGCCGCCGCCCCCGCGCCCACCGCCCCGAAGTCCAGGAAGGTGGACGCATGAAGCTCATCACCGCCGTCGTGAAGCCCCACCGGCTCGACGAGATCAAGGAAGCCCTCCAGGCCTTCGGCGTCCACGGCCTCACCGTCACCGAGGCCAGCGGATACGGCCGGCAGCGCGGCCACACCGAGGTCTACCGCGGGGCCGAGTACACCGTCGACCTCGTCCCCAAGGTGCGCATCGAGGTCCTCGCCGAGGACGACGACGCCGACCAGCTGATCGAGGTCGTCGTCAAGGCCGCCCGCACCGGCAAGATCGGCGACGGCAAGGTCTGGTCCGTCCCCGTAGACACGGCCGTACGGGTCCGCACCGGCGAACGCGGACCGGACGCGCTCTGACCGCGGCCGCCTGACAGGCGCTCCGACGGGGCCGCCGGACGCGTCCGTCAGGCGGCCGGCGGAGGGAAGCTGTCAGGCGGGGGCGGGGGAGAAGCTGTCGAGGTAAGGGCGGGAGACCGAAGGACTGGAGCCGTCGGGTGCGGGCACGGCCGTACGGGTCCGCACCGGCGAACGCGGACCGGATGCGCTCTGACCGCGGCCGCCTGACAGGCGCTCCGACGGGGCCGCCGGACGCGTCCGTCAGGCGGCCGGCGGAGGGAAGCTGTCAGGCGGGGACCGGGGGAAGCCGTCGAGGGAAGACCGCGAGACGAAGGACAGGAGTCGCCGGGTGACGAGCACGGACGTTCGCAACGACGCAGAGGACCCCGGACCCGGCGGCTACGCGGCGGCCCG includes the following:
- a CDS encoding ammonium transporter yields the protein MAPPAITLAAQTPQLSAANTGFMLICSALVMLMTPGLAFFYGGMVRVKSTLNMLMMSFISLGIITLLWVLYGFSLAFGTDKGSLIGWTSDYVGFGGIGKAELWDGYTIPVLVFAVFQLMFAIITPALISGALADRVKFTAWALFIALWATVVYFPVAHWVWGTGGWAFDLGVIDFAGGTAVHINAGAAALGVILVIGKRVGFKKDPMRPHSLPLVMLGAGLLWFGWFGFNAGSWLGNDDGVGALMFVNTQIAAAAAMLAWLAYEKIRHGAFTTLGAASGAVAGLVAITPAGGAVTPLGAIAVGAIAGVLCAMAVGLKYKLGYDDSLDVIGVHLVGGIAGSLLIGFFASGRGQSDAKGLFYGGGLDQLWKQCAGVFAVLAYSLIVSALLAFVLDRTMGMRVTEDEEVSGIDQAEHAETAYDFSGAGGGVVASAPAAAPAPTAPKSRKVDA
- a CDS encoding bifunctional DNA primase/polymerase, with amino-acid sequence MDFTIGGLREIRSGARRRGRSSDCTAVAEFTGLWDWDVVPGARAAAGACSCGRADCRAPGAHPLEFASPVSAGATLDEVTKAWGEFPGAAVMLPVGRAFDVIEVAEAAGRRALVRLERMGLPLGPVTATPDGRAQFFVAPGAAAELPALLYRMGWDDPYTLDLSGLGPGTYITAPPSDRGGLGPVRWLRPPALDSATRPPAARLLLGTLAYVAHRSRA
- a CDS encoding sugar porter family MFS transporter; this encodes MTSTAQAPQPGARTAHPEHLGHVIFIAAAAAMGGFLFGYDSAVINGAVEAIRSRYDIGSATLAQVIAIALIGCAIGAATAGRIADRIGRIRCMQISAVLFTVSAVGSALPFALWDLAFWRIIGGFAIGMASVIGPAYIAEVSPAAYRGRLGSFQQAAIVIGIAVSQLVNWGILNAADGDQRGQLLGVEAWQVMLGVMVIPAVLYGLLSFAIPESPRFLLSIGKRERAREVLREVEGDKVDLNARVVEIEHAMKSEHKSTFKDLLGGGFFFKPIVWIGIGLSVFQQFVGINVAFYYSSTLWQSVGVDPTESFLYSFTTSIINIVGTVIAMIFVDRIGRKPLALIGSVGMALGLALEAWAFSYHLVDGKLPATPGWVALVAAHVFVLFFALSWGVVVWVFLGEMFPNKIRAAALGVAASAQWIANWAITASFPSLADWNLSGTYVIYAIFATLSIPFVLKFVKETKGKALEEMG
- a CDS encoding cytosine permease, yielding MSTTAPHDGALENPPVPSEPSGLETRGLEPVPHTERTAKTRGLVPTWIAANISVLLLTMGASLAVTFGLNFWQALVVGVAAPVVSYGLVGLIGIAGKRGGAPGMALSRAVFGQRGNLLPGSLIWIARWGWETINAVTGAYALLTVLDIVCGIRTNTALIVATLLFFVIATFAISGLGIGALQRCNRWATWLFGGFSVLVLGYLAVHTDWGKVFGQSAGSTASLIAGIGLIAAGGISWVPAAPDFTRYLPRTASSAAIVRNTVGGAGIVVLPMVLMGAVMASSTPDLATATDPVSFLGKILPLWLAVPYLLIAVVGMLLINSMSMYSAGFTAQTLGIRIPRHWAVSVNAVISLLLGGFLMLVATSFMGAFIAFLSMLAVAFSAWVGVFGADMLRRREYDAKALLDTTRTSAYWYRGGFSPAAIAAWALGLGTGLVFTKSDWFTGPLASNNPVGQYGLGWVVAIVVSGLLYVVLPKPAVQTSEPEPAQEPVAVAA
- a CDS encoding P-II family nitrogen regulator, producing the protein MKLITAVVKPHRLDEIKEALQAFGVHGLTVTEASGYGRQRGHTEVYRGAEYTVDLVPKVRIEVLAEDDDADQLIEVVVKAARTGKIGDGKVWSVPVDTAVRVRTGERGPDAL
- the ftsY gene encoding signal recognition particle-docking protein FtsY; this translates as METVILAVVIAVVVLAAIGGLVVGGMRRKSLPPPPPSAPDLTAPPAEPHVGDEAETPRDEPTRTIEEVDLPGGSAPTAVEEPPVVEELPVPELEVPEPTAGRLVRLRSRLARSQNALGKGLLSLLSREHLDDETWEEVEDTLLAADVGVQPTQQLVERLRERVKVLGTRTPDQLRALLREELLKVIGPDIDRTVRTEPEASKPGVVMIVGVNGTGKTTTTGKLARVLVADGNSVVLGAADTFRAAAADQLQTWGERVGAHTVRGPEAGDPASVAFDAVKEGKELGADVVLIDTAGRLHTKTGLMDELGKVKRVVEKQAPIDEVLLVLDATTGQNGLIQARVFSEVVDITGIVLTKLDGTAKGGIVIAVQNELGVPVKLIGLGEGADDLAPFDPEAFIDALIGD